The Candidatus Zixiibacteriota bacterium genome has a window encoding:
- a CDS encoding glycosyltransferase family 4 protein, translating into MTTPIVLHIRGSDFYGSPERLIIGQMQYMSSVRSIAASFVKPGHANPFLERLGSFGMERIAVEDRHKFDWQIPGRLRAICATHQVDLIVTHEYKSAFYGFLARRKLAVPQICYFHGWTSEDARVRLYNALDRFVHRRAVRVVTVSKASAQRLVESGVPPDKIDVVYNAIDIDPNADPPERQPNAAPVIGVVGRLSFEKGVHDFIRALAVVRGRSHRFAARIIGSGPEETRLKQMTAQLGLTDVVSFEGFRSDLDQVYPRLDFLVMPSLSEGHPVVILEGWKHGLGIIATRAGGIPEVVEHEKTGLLADVGRPEQLAELIRRGIGDTGLMNRLGRAGFDRLKTDYSYRGQAARLEAIYLAVIREYREKTN; encoded by the coding sequence ATGACCACACCGATAGTGCTGCATATAAGAGGCTCCGACTTCTACGGAAGCCCTGAGCGACTGATCATCGGACAGATGCAATACATGTCCTCGGTGCGCTCGATTGCAGCGTCGTTTGTCAAACCGGGACACGCCAATCCGTTCCTCGAACGTTTGGGCAGTTTTGGGATGGAACGTATCGCGGTTGAAGATCGGCATAAGTTCGATTGGCAGATACCCGGTCGCTTGAGAGCGATATGCGCCACCCACCAAGTCGATTTAATCGTAACTCATGAATACAAGTCGGCGTTTTACGGCTTTCTGGCGCGACGCAAGCTGGCTGTCCCGCAGATCTGCTACTTTCACGGCTGGACCAGCGAGGACGCCCGGGTGCGACTTTACAACGCCCTAGATCGATTTGTGCATCGCCGCGCCGTCCGGGTTGTCACCGTTTCTAAAGCGAGCGCCCAGCGCCTGGTTGAGTCCGGTGTGCCGCCGGACAAGATAGACGTTGTCTATAACGCTATCGATATCGATCCCAATGCCGACCCGCCCGAGCGGCAGCCCAACGCGGCGCCGGTGATTGGCGTGGTCGGTCGGCTCAGCTTTGAGAAGGGCGTTCATGATTTCATCCGGGCACTGGCTGTTGTACGGGGACGTTCGCATCGATTTGCCGCGCGTATTATCGGGTCGGGGCCGGAGGAAACCCGCCTGAAACAAATGACCGCTCAACTCGGTTTGACAGACGTTGTCAGCTTCGAGGGGTTCCGCTCGGACCTGGACCAGGTTTATCCCCGGCTTGATTTCCTGGTGATGCCGTCGCTATCGGAGGGCCACCCGGTGGTGATCCTCGAGGGCTGGAAGCATGGACTGGGGATTATTGCCACGCGCGCGGGTGGCATTCCCGAAGTCGTGGAACACGAGAAGACCGGGCTCCTGGCGGATGTTGGACGGCCGGAACAGTTGGCCGAGCTGATCAGGCGCGGGATCGGCGATACTGGCCTGATGAACCGCCTGGGCCGGGCCGGGTTCGACCGGCTGAAAACCGACTACAGCTATCGCGGTCAGGCCGCGCGGTTGGAGGCAATCTATCTCGCGGTGATTCGTGAGTACCGTGAAAAGACTAATTAA
- a CDS encoding polysaccharide deacetylase family protein, which produces MKRLIKNILISVAAALGMAALGRWLNRRRLAILMYHGLIDDDRPSEWTQLAVNEFEEQIRHLARHYTPVTLEQAVDYVSGNCDPGRNPVVVTFDDGYRSNYELGLPILQKYNVPATVFITTSLLGDSVQPPRTLWFDRVYGVASSLPAGEIDLTSLGLARYRVSGAEDRIAMVEVICEHLKGFASDERSRTIDKLSAMFPATGPTGRRYVGADWDHVRQHQASITPAAHTVNHEILSRLPEDQARQEILQSKQAIEHETDSQVTFFAYPNGRREDFTDETKRLVAEAGFRAALTTIEGLNEVGDDLFELKRLGIGSNATPKWFHLKVAGVLDFWSNKGAK; this is translated from the coding sequence GTGAAAAGACTAATTAAGAACATCCTGATCTCAGTGGCGGCCGCACTCGGCATGGCCGCGCTGGGACGTTGGCTGAACCGGAGGCGGTTGGCTATTCTCATGTATCACGGCTTGATCGATGATGACCGCCCGTCTGAATGGACGCAGCTCGCAGTAAATGAATTCGAGGAACAGATTCGCCACCTCGCCCGACACTACACGCCGGTAACGCTTGAACAAGCCGTGGACTATGTTTCAGGAAACTGCGATCCCGGCAGAAACCCTGTTGTAGTCACGTTCGACGACGGCTACCGCAGCAACTATGAACTGGGGCTTCCGATATTGCAGAAATACAATGTGCCGGCCACGGTCTTCATAACTACCTCACTGCTTGGTGATTCCGTCCAGCCGCCCCGCACGCTTTGGTTCGACAGGGTGTACGGTGTCGCCTCGTCACTGCCAGCGGGTGAGATTGATCTGACCTCGCTCGGCCTGGCTCGCTATCGTGTTTCCGGAGCAGAGGATCGTATCGCTATGGTGGAGGTGATATGCGAGCATCTCAAGGGGTTCGCCTCCGACGAACGCAGCCGAACGATTGATAAACTCTCGGCAATGTTTCCCGCGACAGGACCCACAGGCCGGCGATATGTCGGCGCTGATTGGGATCACGTTAGGCAACACCAAGCTTCCATCACACCGGCGGCGCATACGGTGAATCATGAAATTCTGTCACGCCTGCCGGAGGATCAGGCACGCCAGGAGATACTTCAATCGAAGCAAGCAATCGAGCACGAAACCGACTCACAGGTCACATTTTTCGCATACCCGAACGGTCGCCGTGAGGATTTCACGGACGAAACCAAACGTCTGGTGGCCGAGGCCGGCTTTCGAGCGGCGCTCACCACCATAGAGGGATTGAATGAAGTCGGCGATGACCTTTTCGAATTGAAGCGGCTCGGTATTGGTTCCAATGCCACGCCGAAATGGTTCCATCTCAAAGTAGCCGGTGTATTAGACTTCTGGTCCAACAAGGGCGCCAAGTAG
- a CDS encoding GNAT family N-acetyltransferase: MIIDLIENIDGFRRLEPEWNGVLERNRHDNPFMTFEWLLSYLEVYGHSVNLFVVVVREGSRILALAPLMINEKQHLVFIGYPHNDYADIIVSGEHPSALDAVCSVLITHRHRWKKIILDQMHEDRSHWKELRARLEKQERPFRILLSDSCPAMVLDDIAAARKKYYKRNITTYVNWYEAQGRFAFNIYNTKDEALARLEDLFAQHIERRDQTPFPSQFTSDSVRALYRRFIDRMYSRNWVLLSSLTLDDKFLALYLAFRYRDTLYLYTTSFNGAYWSRSPGQVILRYLFDYCVEHGIRQMDFARGGEGYKDRFSNVVRQNRKFIVYNTRLALAVAKAFHAFRYSRLVDRLYRNRRVQGALNAYLYAARKDGRMGGIYRGLVTLITLSESKGGGRAQD, encoded by the coding sequence GTGATTATCGATCTGATTGAGAATATCGACGGTTTTCGCCGCCTTGAGCCGGAGTGGAACGGTGTCCTCGAGCGCAACCGGCATGATAATCCCTTCATGACCTTCGAGTGGCTGCTTTCGTATCTGGAGGTGTACGGCCACTCGGTCAATCTCTTCGTGGTTGTAGTACGGGAAGGCTCCCGAATTCTCGCCTTGGCGCCATTGATGATAAATGAGAAGCAACACTTGGTTTTCATCGGCTATCCGCACAACGACTATGCCGACATCATCGTAAGTGGCGAGCACCCGTCTGCGCTCGACGCTGTCTGCTCGGTACTTATCACCCACCGGCATCGCTGGAAGAAGATTATTCTCGATCAGATGCACGAAGATCGTTCACACTGGAAGGAACTCCGTGCCCGGCTGGAGAAACAAGAACGGCCCTTCCGCATACTGCTATCCGATAGTTGTCCCGCCATGGTGCTCGACGATATCGCGGCGGCGCGCAAGAAGTACTACAAGAGAAACATCACTACCTACGTGAACTGGTACGAGGCACAGGGCCGGTTTGCCTTCAACATTTACAACACGAAAGACGAAGCGCTGGCGAGGCTCGAGGATCTGTTTGCGCAGCATATCGAGCGCCGCGACCAGACTCCGTTCCCCAGCCAGTTCACGAGCGACTCGGTGCGCGCCCTCTACCGGAGGTTCATCGATCGGATGTATTCGCGAAACTGGGTGTTGCTCTCCAGCCTCACCCTGGACGATAAATTCCTGGCGTTGTACCTGGCTTTTCGGTACCGGGATACCCTGTACCTGTACACGACCAGTTTCAATGGCGCCTACTGGTCCCGGTCACCCGGTCAGGTAATCCTGCGCTACTTGTTCGATTATTGCGTGGAGCACGGCATCCGTCAGATGGACTTTGCGCGCGGCGGCGAGGGATACAAAGATCGCTTCTCGAACGTGGTTCGCCAGAATCGGAAGTTCATCGTATACAACACCCGCTTGGCGCTCGCGGTGGCAAAGGCTTTTCACGCGTTTCGTTACTCGCGGCTGGTGGATCGGCTGTACCGTAACCGGCGTGTCCAGGGGGCCTTGAACGCGTATCTTTACGCGGCAAGAAAAGACGGCCGGATGGGGGGAATTTACCGCGGCCTCGTGACTCTGATCACTCTCAGCGAATCCAAAGGCGGTGGCCGTGCCCAGGATTAA
- a CDS encoding glycosyltransferase, producing MPRIKILYIIDYLSAGGGTERQMRQLVLHLDREQFDPTLVTLRPIKWLNMPEHVNPNCEHICLDVPRLAGPKAALALFRLARFLRRHRFDIVHTFFQDANLMGVLAGTLAGTRSIIVSRRDIGHWYTPGKLFVLRQFNRMADYFLVNSDAVKRSVAGHERFRPERIKVVRNGYFDLPDDSPSPLSKTELGVPADSPLVGVVANLGVVKRIDNFIRVAGRVADKKCHFVVIGASDNVEPFYDLARQCGLEGRFHILHTLENIFNHVKLFDVGVLTSDAEGLSNTLIEYQLCGKPALAFDVGGNREALRDGRTGYLIPPGDLDGMVKGLDALLTDHGLRKSMGANAAAWARQEFAGQRLIEQTSAFYRHSLTGKDITD from the coding sequence GTGCCCAGGATTAAGATACTCTACATCATCGACTATCTCAGCGCCGGCGGCGGCACCGAGCGCCAGATGCGCCAGCTGGTGTTGCACCTGGACCGCGAGCAATTTGACCCCACTCTCGTTACACTGCGGCCGATCAAGTGGCTCAACATGCCCGAGCACGTAAACCCCAACTGCGAGCATATCTGCCTTGATGTCCCCCGCCTGGCCGGCCCGAAAGCCGCCCTGGCCCTGTTTCGGCTGGCCCGTTTCCTTCGCCGCCACCGGTTCGATATCGTTCATACGTTCTTTCAGGATGCCAACTTGATGGGCGTGCTGGCCGGAACGCTCGCCGGCACCCGCAGCATCATTGTCAGCCGACGAGACATCGGCCACTGGTACACGCCGGGGAAGTTGTTTGTCTTACGCCAGTTCAATCGCATGGCCGATTATTTTCTGGTCAACTCCGACGCGGTTAAACGCTCGGTCGCCGGACATGAAAGATTCCGCCCGGAACGAATCAAAGTCGTGCGCAACGGCTACTTTGACCTTCCGGACGATAGCCCGTCGCCGCTTAGCAAGACTGAACTCGGTGTCCCGGCCGACTCCCCTCTTGTGGGCGTGGTCGCCAACCTCGGCGTGGTTAAACGGATCGACAACTTCATTCGCGTTGCCGGACGTGTCGCCGACAAGAAATGCCATTTCGTGGTGATCGGCGCGAGCGACAATGTCGAGCCGTTCTATGACCTGGCCCGCCAGTGCGGCCTTGAGGGGCGCTTCCACATCCTCCACACCCTCGAGAATATCTTCAATCATGTGAAGCTGTTCGATGTCGGCGTGCTTACCTCGGACGCCGAAGGTCTTTCCAACACGCTGATCGAGTACCAGTTGTGCGGCAAACCGGCGCTGGCTTTCGATGTCGGCGGCAACCGCGAGGCTCTCCGCGACGGGCGCACCGGTTACTTAATCCCTCCGGGCGATCTCGACGGTATGGTAAAGGGTTTGGACGCACTGCTGACTGACCACGGCCTCAGAAAATCGATGGGGGCTAACGCCGCCGCCTGGGCCAGGCAGGAATTCGCCGGCCAGAGGCTCATTGAGCAGACATCCGCGTTCTATCGCCACTCCCTGACCGGGAAAGACATAACGGACTGA
- a CDS encoding glycosyltransferase family A protein — MEQLTVSVIIPTYNRAHLIERALNSVFGQVQSGDEIIVVDDDSVDNTRAVLERYRDRIRYVKISNGGAGRARNRGIAEARSDLVAFLDSDDEWMPGKLALQRQLMGARPDILFAFSDIAITTKRGSIIRNFLRYWHNDPRSWDEILGPGVAYSQIAPLLAGIEDFKVHSGDLYVSLAQAIYVVTSTTIVRRVEAGDALEFGEDLPMYEDWLCFGRLAKKGKAAYLDIETAWQHAHSGPRLTDADSLVMAITRLKILERLWGLDPGYLAQHEAEYDRVVSNQYLLKARSLISLGRCAEAREALEDVSDAPAYVRLLARLPGWLARRLLQIRRGLRAVLWRVLGKHEPF, encoded by the coding sequence TTGGAGCAGCTCACAGTCTCGGTCATCATCCCTACCTATAATCGCGCCCACCTCATTGAGCGCGCGCTGAACTCAGTGTTCGGCCAGGTGCAGTCGGGCGACGAAATCATTGTCGTCGACGACGACTCTGTCGACAACACAAGGGCGGTGCTTGAGAGGTATCGAGACCGCATCAGGTACGTCAAGATCAGCAACGGCGGCGCCGGCAGGGCGCGGAACCGGGGCATCGCCGAGGCCAGAAGCGATCTGGTGGCGTTTCTGGATTCCGACGACGAGTGGATGCCCGGCAAGCTGGCATTGCAGCGGCAACTGATGGGGGCACGTCCGGACATTCTCTTCGCTTTCTCGGATATAGCCATCACCACGAAACGGGGCAGTATTATTCGGAATTTTCTGAGGTACTGGCACAACGATCCGCGATCCTGGGATGAGATCCTGGGTCCGGGCGTGGCCTATTCCCAAATCGCACCGCTCCTGGCTGGTATCGAGGATTTCAAAGTGCATTCCGGCGACCTATACGTGTCGCTGGCGCAGGCGATCTATGTCGTGACCAGCACGACGATCGTGCGGCGGGTAGAGGCGGGCGACGCCCTTGAATTCGGGGAAGACCTTCCCATGTACGAGGACTGGCTCTGCTTTGGGCGATTGGCGAAAAAAGGGAAGGCGGCCTATCTGGACATAGAAACAGCCTGGCAGCATGCTCACTCGGGACCGAGACTGACCGATGCTGACAGCCTGGTCATGGCGATCACACGGCTCAAGATTCTGGAACGACTCTGGGGACTGGACCCGGGCTATCTGGCGCAGCACGAGGCGGAGTACGATCGGGTGGTCAGCAATCAGTATCTGCTCAAGGCGCGCAGCCTGATCTCGCTGGGCCGCTGCGCGGAAGCTCGCGAGGCACTGGAGGATGTGAGCGATGCGCCGGCGTATGTGAGACTGCTGGCTCGTCTCCCCGGTTGGCTGGCGCGCCGGTTGCTGCAGATCAGACGGGGGCTCCGTGCGGTCCTGTGGAGAGTACTCGGCAAACACGAGCCGTTTTGA
- a CDS encoding GNAT family N-acetyltransferase gives MTNNSFSPEPISVPVPEALQAIRDEWEAIYKESAVRSPFLSFEYLCLWYHCFASEEAIRIIRIEDQGETVGFLPLVSTKAAGRRALSSITNLHCLHCSPLIRQDREDLFAANLYPTLREMRSSFDIIRLGPYFSFNPEGALLSEAALSRSGFAFGRTELPDFTIDLGVGFDEFYHRTISAKLRSNLKRLRKRLEDVGAGAFLHFERDAAVSNFGELLHLEDSGWKGRAESSIARLPENYQRYYRGLVRLLADQGCLHLFFLELDGYAIAGAFGYTEGDVFHWFKIGYHEDYHELTPSNLLLLDIIRYLMEHRRDLRRFHLFPGDGGYKHRWSNENSTSVEAILFSNTFRGQASLMAYRARKRLKGVSWINKLVQRVRPGA, from the coding sequence ATGACCAATAACAGCTTCAGTCCCGAACCGATCAGCGTGCCAGTCCCGGAGGCCTTGCAGGCAATTCGCGACGAGTGGGAGGCGATCTACAAGGAATCTGCGGTTCGCTCTCCGTTTCTCAGCTTCGAGTATCTCTGCCTCTGGTATCATTGCTTCGCATCCGAGGAAGCGATTCGCATCATTCGTATAGAAGACCAGGGTGAGACGGTTGGTTTTCTGCCGTTGGTGTCCACGAAGGCAGCAGGGCGGAGAGCACTATCGAGCATCACCAATCTGCATTGCCTGCACTGCTCTCCGCTGATCAGACAGGACCGTGAGGATCTGTTCGCTGCTAACCTGTATCCCACCCTCAGGGAAATGCGATCGTCCTTCGACATAATCCGCCTCGGACCGTACTTTTCGTTCAATCCGGAGGGAGCGCTTCTGTCCGAAGCGGCGCTGTCCCGATCCGGATTTGCCTTCGGACGCACCGAATTACCCGACTTCACGATTGACCTCGGGGTAGGGTTCGACGAATTCTACCATCGAACCATCTCGGCAAAACTCCGCAGTAATCTCAAGAGACTGAGAAAGCGTCTGGAGGATGTCGGGGCGGGAGCTTTCCTGCACTTCGAACGGGATGCTGCGGTCAGCAATTTTGGAGAGCTGCTGCATCTCGAAGACTCCGGCTGGAAAGGGCGAGCGGAGTCGTCAATAGCCCGACTCCCCGAAAACTACCAGAGATACTACCGGGGTCTTGTCCGGCTCCTGGCCGATCAGGGCTGCCTGCATCTGTTCTTCCTGGAGTTGGACGGGTACGCAATCGCGGGAGCCTTCGGCTACACCGAGGGGGACGTTTTCCACTGGTTCAAGATCGGCTACCACGAGGATTACCACGAACTGACCCCGTCGAACCTGCTCCTTCTCGATATCATCCGCTATCTTATGGAGCACCGCCGGGACCTTCGGAGGTTTCATCTGTTTCCGGGCGACGGCGGTTACAAGCATCGCTGGAGCAACGAGAACTCGACCTCAGTCGAAGCGATACTGTTCTCCAACACGTTTCGGGGGCAGGCCTCGCTTATGGCATACCGGGCCCGTAAACGCCTCAAGGGCGTATCCTGGATCAACAAACTGGTGCAACGTGTCCGACCCGGAGCATAG
- a CDS encoding acyl carrier protein: MIQAQLEQEVAGILRRVAFSGSDREINSEDPLGEFGLGLDSLALTTFITALENRFEIEIPESIWVERGQMSFKDLVELIAKSIGERELSAGAKIARPVAAEAPALSGSPWDKLIETVRGRGVFRGMTWGARKSFARLAEAIYKRDHYYILAFDLVRQPVPQIRVPDGTTFRAVSPDDLQATNGLWRRAEEQEKQQLFVERLRKGYTGYAAWLDGNIVGLCWVTEVGDFEPDTGLQIKLRENSCYGLDLNERPDYHGRGIGLATVAFSLQKAAESGRAFHYSIVHEKNERMLAAAIQLVGYRMLGEIVTTRWLLRPHSVCYIQDKTFADGVLTL; the protein is encoded by the coding sequence ATGATCCAGGCACAGTTGGAACAGGAGGTGGCCGGTATCCTCCGTCGGGTGGCGTTCAGCGGCAGTGATCGCGAAATAAACAGCGAGGATCCACTGGGCGAATTCGGACTGGGACTGGACTCACTGGCCCTGACGACCTTTATCACCGCTCTCGAGAACCGATTCGAGATTGAGATACCCGAGTCGATCTGGGTCGAACGCGGGCAGATGAGTTTCAAAGATCTGGTGGAATTGATAGCGAAGTCTATCGGCGAAAGGGAGCTCTCAGCAGGCGCCAAAATCGCCCGGCCGGTCGCGGCCGAGGCACCAGCCCTGTCGGGGTCGCCATGGGACAAGTTGATCGAGACGGTTCGAGGCCGGGGAGTATTTCGGGGGATGACATGGGGAGCCAGGAAGTCGTTCGCGAGGCTGGCCGAGGCCATCTACAAAAGAGACCACTACTATATTCTCGCATTCGATCTGGTCCGCCAGCCTGTTCCCCAAATCAGAGTACCGGACGGCACCACTTTTCGAGCAGTTTCACCCGATGATCTTCAGGCGACTAACGGACTCTGGAGGCGAGCTGAGGAGCAAGAGAAACAGCAACTGTTTGTGGAACGACTCAGAAAAGGGTACACCGGATATGCGGCCTGGTTGGACGGCAACATTGTAGGGCTATGCTGGGTAACTGAAGTCGGCGACTTTGAGCCTGATACCGGGCTTCAAATCAAGCTCCGCGAAAACTCCTGCTATGGTCTCGATCTCAACGAGCGTCCGGATTATCACGGCCGGGGGATCGGCCTGGCTACGGTGGCCTTTTCGCTGCAAAAGGCGGCGGAATCGGGACGGGCGTTTCATTATTCGATTGTGCATGAAAAGAACGAGCGGATGTTAGCCGCTGCGATACAACTTGTGGGGTACAGAATGCTGGGCGAAATTGTGACCACGAGATGGTTGCTCCGCCCGCATTCTGTTTGCTATATACAGGACAAGACTTTTGCCGACGGGGTGCTGACCCTGTAG
- a CDS encoding class I adenylate-forming enzyme family protein, whose amino-acid sequence MLWNEFHGRANAFGNRVAVATPDSRATFSEIFSAAENLAGQLSGSRVRAGDAVGLCLPNTIDFVVAYLALCRLRCVVLLVSTKYHATELQAITAGTRPDFFLTGNLLSDSLVASVAPVKRKQVFSGATREPLVLIEREDRVGEKGAHWWRKPIESKEQAPSLIKFTSGSTGEPKGIVLSASNLLAETRNVGEGLALTPDDCILSAVPAFHSYGFDLGVLASLHSGARLELRDTFIPRKTMGELARPEISVFLGVPSMYRFFLETRMGEIPNLSHIRYLLSCTAPLSPETINAFHQKFGAVICQHYGSSESGAATTHVPSEVLNRKDSVGQAMPNVRIRIVDPDGHATAAGSAGEVVISGAAVALGYAMGQPGGGSGLKNGEYWTGDVGYLDSDGFLYVTGRLDRLINVGGMKVSPDEVVRVLESCPVVREAAVIGARDQSGEEIVYAAVTLKSEAGENDILAWCRGRLADYKIPRRVDIRSELPRGATGKVRLRPEDVTI is encoded by the coding sequence GTGCTGTGGAACGAGTTCCACGGGCGGGCCAATGCGTTCGGCAACCGTGTGGCAGTCGCCACGCCGGACAGCCGCGCGACTTTTTCCGAGATCTTTTCCGCCGCTGAGAACCTGGCCGGTCAGCTTTCGGGCTCCAGGGTGCGAGCCGGCGACGCCGTCGGCCTCTGTCTGCCCAACACGATAGATTTCGTGGTCGCCTATCTCGCCTTGTGCCGATTGCGCTGTGTGGTGTTACTGGTGTCGACCAAGTACCATGCGACAGAACTTCAAGCCATTACCGCCGGCACCCGACCGGACTTCTTTCTGACCGGCAATTTGCTGTCTGACTCACTCGTTGCCAGTGTAGCGCCGGTCAAACGAAAGCAGGTCTTCTCCGGGGCCACCCGCGAACCGCTGGTACTGATCGAGAGGGAAGATCGCGTCGGCGAAAAGGGCGCACACTGGTGGCGCAAGCCGATTGAATCGAAGGAGCAGGCTCCATCATTGATCAAGTTTACATCCGGTTCGACTGGCGAGCCAAAGGGAATTGTGCTGTCGGCCAGTAACCTGTTAGCGGAGACCCGAAACGTTGGGGAGGGTCTCGCTCTGACTCCGGACGACTGCATTCTCTCCGCGGTGCCCGCGTTTCACTCCTACGGGTTCGATCTTGGGGTGCTGGCATCGCTCCACTCAGGCGCAAGACTCGAACTGAGAGACACTTTTATTCCGCGAAAGACCATGGGCGAACTGGCCCGTCCGGAGATCTCGGTCTTTCTCGGTGTTCCGAGTATGTACCGGTTCTTTCTGGAAACCCGCATGGGCGAAATCCCCAATCTGTCCCACATTCGCTATCTGCTTTCCTGCACGGCCCCGCTCAGCCCAGAGACGATTAACGCCTTCCACCAGAAATTCGGAGCGGTTATCTGTCAGCACTACGGCTCATCGGAAAGCGGCGCTGCAACAACTCATGTTCCGTCGGAAGTTCTTAACCGCAAGGACTCTGTCGGACAGGCCATGCCCAACGTTAGAATTCGCATAGTGGATCCCGACGGCCACGCGACAGCAGCCGGTTCGGCGGGGGAGGTGGTGATCTCAGGCGCGGCGGTCGCGCTGGGGTATGCGATGGGTCAGCCCGGCGGCGGCAGCGGTCTCAAAAACGGCGAGTATTGGACTGGTGACGTCGGCTATCTTGATTCCGACGGATTTCTCTATGTCACGGGACGACTCGACCGCCTGATCAATGTCGGCGGGATGAAGGTATCGCCGGACGAAGTTGTCCGGGTGTTGGAGAGCTGTCCTGTCGTGCGCGAGGCGGCGGTGATCGGTGCGCGTGACCAGAGCGGCGAGGAGATAGTCTATGCCGCAGTCACACTGAAATCCGAAGCCGGAGAGAATGACATTCTCGCCTGGTGCCGCGGCCGCCTGGCCGATTACAAAATCCCGCGGCGTGTGGACATTCGTTCCGAGCTTCCGCGCGGCGCCACCGGCAAGGTGCGACTCCGCCCGGAGGATGTGACCATATGA